A stretch of the Fusobacterium varium genome encodes the following:
- a CDS encoding putative acetyltransferase, translating into MLKLEIRLEEKSDYRKVEEMIREAFWNLYVPGASEHFIPYYLRNSKITIPELNFVAVKDGEIVGQIFYTRAEVRNKNGNSHKILNFGPLCVSPKYRNLGIGKALIEHSKKIAAEMGYKGIAIYGYPSYYTKIGFQSAAKFGIARADGVFVKALLAMECYPGSLKGISGNLHEFLSDIPFGGDEFLEYESTFPLKEKKYEPSQDIFAEMANKLEDPENIKI; encoded by the coding sequence ATGTTGAAATTAGAAATAAGATTAGAAGAAAAAAGTGATTACAGAAAAGTTGAGGAAATGATTAGAGAAGCCTTCTGGAATTTGTACGTTCCAGGAGCTAGTGAACATTTTATACCTTACTATTTAAGAAATTCCAAAATAACCATTCCTGAACTTAATTTTGTGGCAGTTAAAGATGGAGAAATAGTTGGGCAGATTTTTTATACAAGAGCTGAAGTAAGAAATAAAAATGGAAATAGTCATAAGATTTTAAATTTTGGACCTCTGTGTGTTAGTCCTAAGTACCGTAATCTCGGAATAGGAAAAGCTTTAATAGAGCACAGCAAAAAAATTGCTGCTGAAATGGGATATAAAGGAATAGCTATATATGGATATCCTTCCTATTATACTAAAATTGGATTTCAAAGTGCTGCTAAATTTGGAATAGCAAGAGCTGATGGTGTTTTTGTTAAAGCACTTTTAGCTATGGAATGTTATCCTGGTTCTCTTAAAGGAATTTCTGGAAATCTCCATGAATTTTTAAGTGATATTCCATTTGGAGGAGATGAATTTTTAGAGTATGAATCAACATTTCCGCTAAAAGAAAAAAAATATGAACCATCACAAGATATATTTGCAGAAATGGCAAATAAACTGGAAGATCCAGAAAATATAAAAATTTAA
- a CDS encoding putative transcriptional repressor, which produces MEIIYQKREKLRNENRTFKFLVEVREFSKLEISQYLNISIPTVTKILERFLTNKLIYETGTNNGKLGRKAVKYQFNPNAYFSIGIKVEMNHISMVLINLDGKILKQTVVKEEFINSENFVFLVINELKKFLWEFDKKEFIKGIGIVLPGIVDPENNMIKLGGNFTLLNQDMKEIEEEFDLPIFLENEANAGAIGEYIVNHSELQTKKNILFVSIDTGIGSGIIVEDQLYRGKGNKSGEIGHIPIIPNGNKCVCGSEGCFEQYCSNLALMKEFEKEFQCEIKDYEDIFQEKFLGNERGKKIIERYTWILALGIKTALMMLNSDKIIIGGKISDHKEHFEPLLKEIIFSNNIFSNDTNILEFSSLSDNANLLGAAFIPLGEFYKTYNEDM; this is translated from the coding sequence ATGGAAATAATTTATCAAAAAAGAGAAAAACTCAGAAATGAAAACAGAACTTTTAAATTTTTGGTAGAGGTAAGAGAGTTCAGCAAATTGGAGATATCTCAATATTTGAATATCAGTATTCCAACAGTTACAAAAATATTAGAGAGATTTTTGACAAACAAACTTATATATGAAACAGGGACTAATAACGGTAAACTTGGAAGAAAAGCAGTGAAATACCAATTTAATCCTAATGCTTATTTTTCTATTGGGATTAAAGTAGAAATGAATCATATATCTATGGTTTTAATAAACCTTGATGGTAAAATATTGAAACAAACTGTTGTTAAAGAAGAATTCATTAACAGTGAAAATTTCGTTTTTCTGGTTATAAATGAATTGAAAAAGTTTTTGTGGGAATTTGATAAAAAAGAATTTATAAAAGGAATAGGGATAGTTCTTCCAGGGATAGTAGATCCTGAAAATAACATGATAAAATTAGGTGGCAATTTTACACTTTTAAATCAAGATATGAAAGAAATAGAAGAAGAATTTGATCTTCCAATATTTCTGGAAAATGAGGCAAATGCTGGAGCTATAGGAGAATACATAGTTAACCACTCTGAACTTCAAACTAAAAAAAATATTCTTTTTGTATCAATAGATACTGGTATAGGTTCTGGAATTATAGTAGAAGATCAGTTATATAGAGGAAAAGGAAATAAATCTGGTGAAATAGGACATATTCCAATAATACCAAATGGAAATAAATGTGTTTGTGGCAGTGAAGGATGTTTTGAACAATATTGCTCTAATTTAGCTTTAATGAAAGAATTCGAAAAAGAGTTCCAATGTGAAATAAAAGATTATGAAGATATTTTTCAAGAGAAATTCTTAGGAAATGAAAGAGGTAAGAAAATAATAGAAAGATATACATGGATTCTGGCCTTAGGAATAAAAACTGCTTTAATGATGTTAAATTCTGATAAAATAATTATTGGAGGAAAAATTTCTGACCATAAAGAGCATTTTGAGCCTTTGCTTAAAGAGATAATTTTTTCAAATAATATTTTCAGTAATGATACTAATATACTTGAATTCTCATCTCTTTCTGACAATGCTAATTTATTGGGAGCAGCATTTATTCCATTAGGGGAATTCTATAAAACTTATAATGAAGATATGTAG